A window of Microcystis aeruginosa FD4 contains these coding sequences:
- a CDS encoding RNA-guided endonuclease InsQ/TnpB family protein has translation MFVLEFKVKAKTQQYQAIDDAIRTAQFIRNKCVRLWMDTKGTGKNDLYRYSKELAQDFKFADELNSTARQASAERAWSSISRFYDNCKRKVSGKKGYPQFKKFSRSVEYKQSGWKLLSPKTVKFTDKKNIGVLKLVGTWDLGYFQESDIKRVRLIRRADGYYCQFVLSCDVKEDVNPSGKCIGLDVGLASFYTDHNGNKVDNPQFLRKSEKRLKRLQRRLSKKKKGSKNRQKARQRLAKAHLKVSRQRQDFAVKLARCVVHSSDVIAYEDLRVKNLVKNHCLAKSINDAAWYQFREWIEYFGVKFGKITIAVAPNYTSQNCSNCGETVKKSLSTRTHQCKCGCVLERDENAAINILKRGLSTVGHTGTFGLDPINAWGENTSTFSEAILSKQVISVNQESPSL, from the coding sequence ATGTTTGTCTTAGAGTTTAAAGTTAAAGCTAAAACTCAACAGTATCAAGCGATAGATGATGCTATTCGTACTGCTCAATTCATCCGTAACAAATGTGTCAGGTTATGGATGGATACAAAAGGTACGGGTAAGAACGATTTATACCGATATTCTAAAGAATTAGCTCAGGACTTTAAATTTGCCGATGAACTTAATTCAACTGCTAGACAGGCAAGTGCTGAACGTGCTTGGAGTTCAATTAGTCGTTTTTACGACAACTGTAAACGCAAGGTATCAGGCAAAAAGGGGTATCCTCAATTTAAGAAGTTTAGTCGTTCGGTTGAATACAAACAATCAGGATGGAAGCTTCTTAGCCCTAAAACTGTTAAGTTCACTGACAAGAAAAACATTGGTGTTCTTAAGTTGGTAGGAACTTGGGATTTAGGGTACTTTCAAGAATCCGATATTAAAAGGGTTAGGTTGATTCGGAGAGCGGACGGTTATTATTGTCAATTTGTCCTTTCTTGTGACGTTAAAGAAGATGTTAACCCATCAGGTAAGTGTATTGGCTTAGATGTGGGTTTGGCTTCTTTCTATACAGATCACAATGGCAACAAGGTTGATAATCCTCAATTCTTGAGAAAGTCCGAGAAACGATTAAAACGACTGCAAAGGCGATTATCTAAAAAGAAAAAGGGAAGTAAAAATCGTCAAAAAGCTAGACAAAGATTAGCTAAAGCTCACCTTAAAGTAAGTAGGCAACGTCAAGACTTTGCTGTGAAATTAGCAAGGTGCGTAGTTCACTCTAGCGATGTGATAGCCTACGAGGATTTAAGAGTTAAGAACTTAGTCAAGAATCATTGTCTAGCTAAATCGATAAATGATGCGGCCTGGTATCAGTTTCGGGAATGGATAGAGTATTTTGGGGTTAAATTCGGCAAGATAACGATTGCTGTCGCACCGAATTATACAAGCCAAAACTGTTCAAACTGTGGTGAAACTGTCAAAAAATCTTTATCGACTAGAACCCATCAGTGCAAGTGTGGATGTGTTTTGGAGCGGGATGAAAACGCCGCAATCAACATCCTTAAAAGGGGACTAAGTACGGTAGGGCATACCGGAACCTTTGGGCTAGATCCAATAAACGCTTGGGGAGAGAATACCTCTACTTTTTCAGAAGCAATTCTGTCTAAGCAAGTAATCTCTGTGAACCAAGAATCCCCGTCTCTTTAG
- the dapB gene encoding 4-hydroxy-tetrahydrodipicolinate reductase has translation MTENRGPIPVVVNGAAGKMGREVIKAVARADDMILVGAVDRNPAFRGQDVGEVAGCEPLEVPILDDLQSVLVLATQEKVQGVMVDFTHPDGVYDNTRSAIAYGVRPVVGTTGLSAAQLQDLAEFAEKASTGCLVIPNFSIGMVLLQQAAMQASRYFDHVEIIELHHNQKADAPSGTAIKTAELLAELGKTFNPAQVSEKETIPGARGGLTAENIRIHSVRLPGLIAHQEVIFGSPGEIYTLRHDTSDRSCYMPGVLLSIRKVTQLQSLVYGLEKIL, from the coding sequence ATGACCGAAAATAGAGGCCCGATTCCCGTAGTTGTCAACGGTGCTGCTGGCAAAATGGGACGGGAAGTCATTAAAGCCGTTGCTCGTGCCGACGATATGATCTTAGTGGGTGCAGTGGATCGAAATCCAGCTTTTCGAGGTCAGGATGTGGGAGAAGTGGCCGGTTGTGAACCCCTAGAAGTGCCGATTCTCGACGATTTACAGAGTGTTTTAGTCCTGGCAACTCAGGAAAAAGTGCAGGGGGTGATGGTGGATTTTACCCATCCCGACGGTGTTTATGACAATACCCGCAGTGCGATCGCCTATGGAGTGCGTCCCGTGGTGGGAACTACGGGATTATCGGCGGCACAACTGCAAGATTTAGCCGAATTTGCCGAAAAAGCCAGCACCGGCTGTTTAGTTATCCCTAATTTTTCCATTGGCATGGTTTTACTACAACAGGCTGCCATGCAAGCATCCCGCTACTTTGATCATGTGGAAATTATCGAACTGCATCACAATCAAAAAGCAGATGCACCCAGTGGAACAGCGATTAAAACCGCCGAATTACTGGCCGAATTAGGTAAAACCTTTAATCCTGCCCAAGTTTCCGAAAAAGAAACCATCCCCGGCGCTAGAGGCGGTTTAACTGCTGAGAACATCCGTATTCATAGCGTGCGTCTACCCGGTTTAATTGCCCATCAGGAAGTCATTTTCGGTTCTCCCGGGGAAATCTATACCCTTCGTCATGATACCAGCGATCGCTCCTGTTATATGCCGGGGGTTCTCCTCTCTATCCGTAAAGTTACTCAGCTGCAATCCCTCGTTTACGGTTTAGAAAAAATCCTCTAA
- a CDS encoding FkbM family methyltransferase has protein sequence MMLAKLKTYISRLVGKRSDKQSKFWNIFKSPSLRYKIFKDKLDTLLYSLSISQAHIFFIQVGSNDSSYGDPLRSFMLDERWCGIMIEPVDYVFKRLSSKYGDYGRFKLENVAIAEVNGFKEFYYVEETDSSLPVWYDQIGSFSLSHVLKHIDFIPELEQLIRKTQVECITFEELCNRNSVRTVDLIHIDTEGFDYEVLKMIDVDRFQPSLILYEHKHLSDSDRISARSLLSARGYQLLQLNSMDTVAVSVKALENRKPLKWAWKVITKNLSYHQNSASN, from the coding sequence ATGATGCTTGCAAAACTTAAAACTTACATCTCTCGATTAGTCGGCAAAAGATCGGACAAACAGTCAAAGTTTTGGAATATTTTTAAATCACCTAGTCTTCGCTACAAAATCTTTAAGGATAAGCTCGATACACTGCTTTACAGTTTATCCATTTCGCAAGCGCATATTTTCTTTATTCAAGTAGGGTCAAACGATTCTAGCTACGGTGATCCCCTACGTTCGTTTATGCTAGATGAACGTTGGTGTGGAATTATGATAGAACCCGTTGACTATGTATTCAAAAGATTAAGCTCTAAATATGGTGATTATGGTCGATTTAAGTTGGAAAATGTAGCGATTGCCGAAGTAAACGGGTTTAAGGAATTCTACTATGTTGAAGAGACGGATTCTTCTTTGCCTGTTTGGTACGATCAAATCGGTTCATTTTCCTTATCTCATGTCTTAAAGCATATTGATTTTATCCCAGAACTAGAACAACTAATTCGGAAAACTCAAGTGGAATGTATAACGTTTGAAGAGTTATGTAACCGGAACTCGGTTCGCACTGTAGACTTAATCCACATAGATACAGAAGGATTCGATTACGAGGTACTGAAAATGATAGATGTTGATCGGTTTCAGCCTAGTTTGATCCTGTACGAGCATAAACATCTTTCGGATAGCGATAGGATATCCGCTCGGAGTCTCTTGAGCGCACGAGGATATCAATTGTTGCAGTTAAATAGTATGGATACTGTTGCCGTTTCTGTAAAAGCATTGGAAAACAGAAAACCCTTAAAGTGGGCGTGGAAAGTGATCACTAAAAATTTATCTTATCATCAAAATTCAGCGAGCAATTAA
- a CDS encoding glycosyltransferase family 8 protein has product MQNTKTPTVVCAADNNYAIPLGVMLYSLAENLKDGKVFIYVIDGGITNANKKKVIRSLQKLEVEVVLNWLRPQEAGFFTIVEKLPTWGHVTIAAYYRLLIPYLLPPSIEKVIYLDCDLILKEDLNNLWKIDIDNQYLFAVQDMGCPLVSNGLKTYQELQISPDTPYFNSGVMILNLKKWREDDISFKVINYLEKNGSRLRYWDQDGLNAILAGRWGKLDPRWNQLPNNFSSWQESHFSEEVYHQVMEAPYLIHFASDSKPWRFKFSPLRDTEKQFFEYLDRTDWSGWRPKEGWRRRLKRYFNKALAYFKTK; this is encoded by the coding sequence ATGCAAAATACTAAAACACCCACAGTCGTCTGTGCTGCGGACAACAATTACGCAATTCCTCTTGGCGTAATGCTTTACTCCTTGGCAGAGAACCTGAAAGACGGCAAAGTCTTTATTTATGTTATTGATGGAGGAATTACCAATGCTAATAAAAAAAAGGTGATTCGGTCCCTACAAAAATTAGAAGTTGAAGTGGTGCTTAACTGGCTAAGGCCTCAAGAAGCAGGGTTCTTTACAATCGTGGAAAAACTTCCGACTTGGGGTCATGTTACTATTGCCGCTTACTATCGTTTATTAATTCCTTATCTCTTACCCCCGTCGATTGAGAAAGTTATTTATCTAGATTGTGATTTAATTTTGAAAGAAGATTTAAACAATTTATGGAAAATTGACATTGATAATCAATATTTGTTTGCTGTGCAAGACATGGGATGTCCTCTAGTGTCAAATGGCTTAAAAACTTATCAAGAACTTCAAATATCCCCAGATACGCCATATTTTAACTCTGGGGTAATGATTCTTAATTTAAAAAAATGGCGAGAAGACGATATATCTTTTAAAGTTATTAATTATCTAGAGAAAAATGGAAGCCGTCTCCGTTACTGGGATCAGGACGGTCTCAACGCTATTTTGGCTGGCCGTTGGGGGAAACTGGATCCACGGTGGAATCAACTTCCTAATAACTTTTCATCTTGGCAAGAAAGTCATTTTTCCGAGGAAGTTTATCATCAGGTTATGGAAGCTCCTTATCTAATACATTTTGCATCAGATAGTAAACCTTGGAGATTTAAATTCTCTCCGTTAAGGGATACAGAAAAGCAATTTTTTGAATACTTAGATCGAACAGATTGGTCTGGATGGCGACCGAAAGAAGGATGGAGAAGAAGATTAAAACGATATTTTAACAAGGCTCTAGCCTATTTCAAAACAAAATGA
- a CDS encoding ATPase — MNSFDIQSFIITIDELVFSHTGEHLDDLQHEILEGVVNHQKYAEIAQKNHRSQKYIKETAGKLWKTLSEILGEEVNKSNLKSSFQRYYHSNFSNVINSIQINKGNICTGLSEQELHSSKIYQQAKLETTPELIKEGLTIEQIARALKLPLDLVRSQIEEFE; from the coding sequence ATGAACTCATTCGATATTCAATCTTTTATAATAACTATTGATGAGCTTGTTTTCTCCCATACAGGAGAACATTTAGACGATCTTCAGCATGAAATCTTAGAGGGAGTCGTCAATCATCAAAAATACGCCGAAATCGCTCAAAAAAATCATCGTTCTCAGAAATATATCAAGGAAACAGCAGGTAAATTATGGAAAACCTTATCAGAAATATTAGGAGAAGAAGTCAATAAATCAAATTTAAAATCTAGTTTTCAAAGATATTATCATTCTAATTTTTCTAATGTTATCAATAGTATTCAAATTAACAAAGGTAATATCTGTACTGGGCTATCAGAACAGGAATTACACTCATCTAAAATTTATCAACAAGCTAAACTAGAAACAACTCCCGAACTAATCAAAGAAGGACTAACTATCGAACAAATTGCTAGAGCTTTAAAACTTCCCCTAGACTTAGTGCGATCGCAAATAGAAGAATTTGAGTAA
- a CDS encoding PEP-CTERM sorting domain-containing protein yields MKSLTSILAGVVIATFPLSAQGFSLIGIQDQSPEDQCDELGIICISIDTGNTRIFVTGKGTVTDKSAVINIQGSVNNFSEEISSVTIPSSLPYGTNAQPLPAKGVIWASLNGKLGSFDSAFPITTGSEQVTVTTNATTFSPNTVVANDTLPAGIDIEGKFVTLKDFASSNGELLSNTGLLTVTSVVTLGPRQSFGFENTFVGGFQVPEPTSTLGLFSLGILGAGATIKREVKRNHSIEKETTEIG; encoded by the coding sequence ATGAAAAGTTTAACATCAATACTCGCTGGTGTAGTAATTGCTACATTTCCATTATCAGCGCAGGGATTTTCTTTGATTGGTATCCAAGACCAATCTCCAGAAGATCAATGTGATGAATTAGGTATCATTTGTATTTCTATAGACACAGGAAATACTAGAATTTTTGTAACTGGAAAAGGAACCGTCACAGACAAATCAGCAGTAATAAATATTCAAGGATCAGTCAATAATTTTTCTGAGGAAATAAGCTCAGTCACAATTCCTTCAAGTTTACCCTATGGCACGAATGCCCAACCTCTTCCTGCAAAAGGAGTAATATGGGCTTCCTTAAATGGAAAATTAGGGTCTTTTGATTCTGCGTTTCCAATAACAACCGGTTCAGAACAAGTAACTGTAACAACTAACGCTACAACATTTTCACCTAATACTGTTGTAGCCAATGATACTCTTCCTGCTGGAATAGATATAGAGGGGAAATTTGTAACCCTGAAAGATTTTGCAAGTAGTAATGGCGAACTTCTTTCAAACACTGGACTTCTCACTGTGACAAGTGTTGTTACACTAGGACCTAGGCAGTCATTCGGATTTGAAAATACGTTTGTAGGAGGTTTTCAAGTTCCCGAACCCACTTCAACTTTAGGACTCTTTTCTCTAGGAATACTCGGTGCTGGTGCAACCATAAAACGCGAAGTAAAACGCAATCATTCTATCGAAAAAGAAACCACAGAAATAGGTTAA
- a CDS encoding asparaginase, whose protein sequence is MNRVKRSPTHRLEIHLLREGIIESVHHVEAAICDDRGRVLSTAGSAETSAFIRSALKPFQALAVTSTGTLERYDLNDKDLAIICSSHQGTVEQARQVFNILWRADIDVNALQCPLPEGKPSRLQYNCSGKHAGMLAVCQQRGWPLNTYLRRSSQIQKLILSKIAELLGMPGDELISAHDDCGAPTYSMQLGQMAHLYAQLASGNRLDLERIVRAMTYHPRMVAGEGAFDTELMQVSQGEIVSKAGAEGIQCIGRVGEGLGLAIKALDGSKRAKYAAALQILKQLGWITPNVAESLSEKFLKIGSYTRLEVVGEMALL, encoded by the coding sequence ATGAATAGGGTAAAACGTTCACCAACCCACCGCTTAGAAATTCATCTCCTCCGGGAAGGTATTATTGAATCGGTCCATCATGTCGAGGCCGCTATTTGCGATGACCGCGGCCGGGTATTATCCACCGCCGGCAGCGCCGAAACTAGCGCCTTTATTCGTTCGGCCCTGAAACCTTTTCAAGCGCTGGCTGTCACCAGTACCGGCACCCTCGAACGCTACGATCTCAACGATAAGGATCTAGCCATTATCTGTAGTTCTCACCAAGGCACAGTGGAACAGGCCCGTCAAGTCTTTAATATTCTCTGGCGCGCCGATATCGATGTCAATGCCCTGCAATGTCCCCTCCCAGAAGGTAAACCCAGTCGTTTGCAGTACAATTGTTCTGGTAAACACGCCGGGATGTTAGCGGTGTGTCAACAGCGCGGCTGGCCGTTAAATACCTATCTGCGGCGTTCTAGTCAGATACAGAAGCTAATTTTAAGCAAAATTGCCGAATTATTGGGGATGCCGGGGGATGAATTAATCAGCGCCCACGATGACTGCGGCGCGCCCACCTATTCAATGCAGTTGGGGCAAATGGCCCATCTCTACGCCCAGTTAGCCTCTGGCAATCGTTTGGACTTAGAAAGAATCGTCCGCGCTATGACCTATCATCCCCGCATGGTAGCAGGAGAAGGGGCTTTTGATACGGAATTAATGCAGGTTAGCCAAGGGGAAATCGTCAGTAAAGCCGGGGCCGAAGGGATTCAATGTATCGGGCGCGTCGGTGAAGGTTTAGGATTAGCAATTAAAGCTTTAGATGGTTCCAAACGGGCTAAATATGCCGCCGCTTTGCAAATTCTCAAACAGTTAGGCTGGATTACTCCCAATGTGGCCGAATCTCTCTCGGAAAAATTCCTCAAAATCGGCAGTTATACCCGCTTGGAAGTGGTGGGGGAAATGGCTTTATTGTAA
- a CDS encoding CGLD27 family protein — protein sequence MKSSLDFCPVPEEQQPVNEYEQLKESWFFRWATLDVASYTKKFLWLWFWTWVLVGPIAAASFPLKKAPFLFFCAGIFGSTILVGLVLLRLYLGWIYVYDRLQSEKVFYEESGWYDGQIWTKTAPILTRDRLIVSYQIQPILQRLQKTALILGAIVAISGLFWLFFTH from the coding sequence ATGAAATCCTCCCTTGATTTCTGTCCCGTCCCGGAAGAACAGCAACCGGTTAACGAGTACGAACAATTAAAAGAATCTTGGTTTTTTCGTTGGGCTACCCTAGATGTAGCCTCTTATACAAAAAAATTTCTCTGGTTATGGTTCTGGACATGGGTATTGGTCGGACCGATTGCCGCCGCTAGTTTTCCCCTCAAAAAGGCCCCTTTTCTCTTCTTCTGTGCGGGGATTTTTGGCTCGACAATTTTGGTAGGATTGGTGTTATTGCGCTTGTATCTAGGCTGGATCTACGTCTATGACCGCTTGCAATCAGAGAAAGTATTTTATGAAGAGTCGGGCTGGTACGATGGGCAAATCTGGACAAAAACCGCCCCTATCTTAACCCGCGATCGTTTAATCGTCTCCTATCAAATCCAGCCCATTCTCCAGCGTTTACAAAAAACCGCCCTGATTCTAGGGGCAATTGTCGCTATCAGTGGTCTTTTTTGGCTATTTTTCACTCACTAA
- the rsfS gene encoding ribosome silencing factor: MTNPTGIITPVAENLNTEKFLETIVTAAEDKKAGDVAILKVADICYLTDYFLIITGYSTTQVRAIEDAIEAAMELEWQQSPRQVEGKSEGSWILMDYGDIIIHIFLPKEREFYNLEAFWGHAQRIPLPSNHLEE, encoded by the coding sequence ATGACCAATCCCACTGGAATTATTACCCCTGTCGCCGAAAATCTCAATACCGAAAAGTTTCTGGAGACAATTGTTACCGCTGCCGAGGACAAGAAAGCAGGGGACGTCGCCATCCTGAAAGTCGCCGATATCTGTTATTTAACCGATTATTTTCTGATTATTACCGGCTATTCTACCACCCAAGTGCGAGCGATCGAGGATGCGATCGAAGCTGCTATGGAACTAGAATGGCAACAATCCCCCCGACAAGTGGAAGGAAAAAGCGAAGGTAGCTGGATCCTGATGGATTATGGCGATATCATTATCCATATCTTTTTACCAAAAGAGCGGGAATTTTATAATTTAGAAGCTTTTTGGGGTCATGCTCAACGTATTCCTCTACCTAGCAACCATTTAGAGGAGTAA
- the yqeK gene encoding bis(5'-nucleosyl)-tetraphosphatase (symmetrical) YqeK: MRQQVIDWLKENVNEHRLRHILGVETMCIDLARHHDLDPVQAGQAGLLHDLAKFFKPKKLLKMAESAGIDVDNICLSHPHLLHADVSAIVAQKEFNVTDEEILAAIRNHTLGQPNMSDLSCIVFIADALEPNRGDTPELNALRQLSYQNLHKSVQQTCDYSLKYLLSSHCPIHPRTVLTRNWALQIVKEQATATKTID, from the coding sequence ATGCGACAGCAAGTTATCGACTGGTTAAAAGAAAACGTCAACGAACACCGTCTGCGACATATTCTCGGTGTAGAGACCATGTGTATTGATTTAGCTCGTCATCACGATCTCGATCCCGTCCAAGCAGGGCAAGCGGGGCTGTTACACGATCTAGCTAAATTTTTCAAGCCCAAAAAACTGCTAAAAATGGCGGAATCGGCGGGAATAGACGTGGATAATATCTGTTTATCCCATCCTCACTTACTCCACGCCGACGTGAGTGCGATTGTCGCCCAAAAAGAATTTAACGTTACCGATGAGGAAATTCTCGCGGCAATTCGCAATCATACCCTCGGTCAACCCAATATGAGCGATCTTAGCTGTATAGTCTTTATTGCCGATGCCTTGGAACCCAATCGCGGCGATACACCCGAATTAAACGCCCTACGACAACTCAGCTATCAAAATCTTCATAAAAGCGTTCAACAAACCTGCGATTATTCCCTAAAATATCTTTTAAGTAGCCATTGTCCCATTCATCCCCGCACCGTGCTAACCCGCAACTGGGCGTTACAAATTGTTAAAGAACAAGCAACAGCAACTAAAACCATTGATTAA
- a CDS encoding YcjF family protein: MKLPRLAALIIGLSFIFGLMLWLVNSIYRLYRDIVFLAPLLANILLLLIIGLLGLLIYILLYYFYLLPQQQKSRRGLRSSSRPPLKLPVEKTEAAGETLKAIRQQVEQIQDKVTQQVFIKRSQEIERSLVRKEVKIIVFGTGSAGKTSLINALIGQMVGNVEATMGTTEKGETYSLKMKGVNREIQITDTPGILEIGAAGGEREQLARQLATAADLLLFVIDNDIRQSEYGPLLRLIDIGKRSLLVFNKIDLYSDEDRDIILKQLRERLKGVILSADIIAVAANPQPVQLTGGQIITPEPDILALIKRLVSVLRAEGEDLVADNILLQSQRLGEEARKIIDRQRRRQADKIIDRYQWIGAGVIAVTPLPVFDLLATAAVNAQMVREIGQVYGCEINSDRGKELALSLGKTLVSLGVVKGAVELLARILQLNFTTYIVGKAIQGVSAAYLTRIAGKSFIEYFRHDQDWGDGGMTEVVQRQFQLSRKEEFIKSFVADAIGKVVQPFQDDWQQEEVLEASREDDW, from the coding sequence ATGAAATTACCCCGTCTTGCCGCTTTAATCATTGGTCTGAGCTTTATTTTCGGATTAATGTTGTGGTTAGTCAACTCTATCTATCGTCTTTACAGAGATATCGTTTTTCTCGCTCCCCTACTAGCCAATATTCTGCTTTTACTGATTATCGGACTGCTGGGCTTGCTGATCTACATTCTTTTGTACTACTTTTATCTGCTGCCCCAGCAGCAAAAAAGTCGCCGCGGGTTGCGTTCTTCCTCCCGTCCACCCCTAAAATTACCAGTAGAAAAAACCGAGGCCGCCGGGGAAACCTTAAAAGCTATCCGGCAACAAGTGGAGCAAATTCAAGATAAAGTAACCCAACAGGTTTTTATTAAGCGTTCCCAAGAAATTGAGCGAAGTTTAGTCAGAAAAGAAGTTAAAATCATCGTTTTCGGCACAGGATCGGCGGGAAAAACCTCCCTAATTAACGCTCTCATCGGTCAAATGGTGGGCAATGTGGAGGCAACCATGGGAACCACGGAAAAAGGGGAAACCTATAGTTTAAAAATGAAAGGTGTGAATCGGGAAATTCAAATTACCGATACCCCCGGCATTCTCGAAATTGGTGCAGCTGGAGGTGAAAGGGAACAGTTAGCGCGACAATTAGCCACGGCAGCAGATTTACTTTTATTTGTCATCGATAACGATATTCGACAATCGGAATACGGCCCTTTATTGCGTTTAATTGATATCGGTAAACGTTCTCTCTTAGTCTTTAATAAAATCGATCTCTATAGCGATGAAGATCGAGACATTATTTTAAAACAATTACGAGAACGGCTAAAAGGAGTGATACTTTCAGCTGATATTATTGCCGTTGCTGCTAATCCCCAACCTGTGCAGTTAACCGGTGGACAAATAATCACACCAGAACCAGATATTTTAGCTTTAATTAAACGTTTGGTTTCAGTTTTACGCGCTGAAGGGGAGGATTTAGTGGCGGATAATATCCTCTTACAATCCCAACGATTAGGAGAAGAAGCTAGGAAAATTATTGATCGCCAACGTCGTCGCCAAGCTGATAAAATTATCGATCGCTATCAGTGGATCGGTGCAGGAGTGATTGCCGTGACTCCCTTACCAGTGTTCGATCTGTTAGCAACGGCGGCGGTTAATGCTCAAATGGTCAGGGAAATTGGTCAAGTTTATGGCTGTGAAATTAACAGCGATCGAGGCAAGGAATTGGCTCTATCTTTGGGTAAAACTCTAGTTAGTTTGGGAGTAGTGAAAGGAGCAGTAGAATTATTAGCCAGAATCCTACAATTAAACTTTACTACCTATATAGTCGGTAAGGCAATTCAAGGAGTCAGTGCCGCCTATTTAACCCGCATTGCCGGCAAAAGTTTTATTGAATATTTCCGTCACGATCAAGACTGGGGTGACGGTGGTATGACGGAAGTGGTACAAAGACAATTTCAACTTAGTCGCAAGGAAGAATTTATTAAGTCTTTTGTGGCCGATGCGATCGGTAAAGTGGTACAACCTTTTCAGGATGATTGGCAGCAAGAAGAAGTTTTAGAAGCTAGTCGCGAGGATGATTGGTAG
- a CDS encoding RNA-guided endonuclease InsQ/TnpB family protein, translating into MEKAYSFRFYPTPEQESLLRRTLGCVRLVYNKALHERTQAWYEKQERIGYAQTSSMLTEWKKQEELEFLNEVSCVPLQQGLRHLQTAFTNFFAGRTKYPNFRKKHQGGSAEFTKSAFKFKDKQIYLAKCTEPLPIRWSRQIPEACEPSTVTVRLHPSGRWHISIRFDDPTIKPLPPTDKAIGIDLGISSLVITSDGDKVSNLKHFTKHYQRLRRASKNLSRKKKGSKNREKARIKVAKIHAQITDSRKDHLHKLTTQLVRENQTIVVENLAVKNLVKNPKLSQAISDVSWGEITRQLAYKCRWYGRNYIEVDRWFPSSKRCSNCGYIAEKMPLNIREWDCPDCGTHHDRDINASKNILAAGLAVSVCRATIRPEQSKSGAAGAEPRKGKKQKPKS; encoded by the coding sequence ATGGAAAAAGCCTATTCGTTTCGATTTTACCCCACACCAGAACAAGAGTCGCTATTGCGGCGCACTTTGGGCTGTGTAAGATTGGTTTACAATAAAGCTCTCCACGAACGAACACAAGCATGGTACGAAAAGCAAGAAAGAATAGGATATGCTCAAACGTCTTCAATGCTAACTGAATGGAAAAAGCAAGAAGAATTAGAGTTTTTAAACGAAGTTAGCTGTGTACCTTTACAACAAGGGTTAAGACACCTACAAACAGCTTTTACTAACTTCTTTGCTGGTCGTACTAAGTATCCTAACTTTAGGAAAAAACATCAAGGAGGAAGTGCCGAATTTACTAAGTCTGCTTTTAAATTTAAAGACAAACAAATCTATTTAGCTAAATGCACAGAACCTTTACCTATTCGATGGTCAAGACAAATACCAGAAGCTTGTGAACCAAGCACAGTAACAGTCAGATTACATCCCTCAGGACGTTGGCATATCTCAATTAGATTTGATGACCCAACAATTAAACCCTTACCCCCAACCGATAAAGCCATCGGAATTGACTTAGGAATTAGTAGCCTTGTGATTACCAGCGATGGAGACAAAGTATCTAATCTTAAGCATTTTACCAAGCATTATCAGAGACTGCGAAGAGCATCGAAAAATCTTTCTAGGAAGAAAAAAGGGTCAAAGAATCGAGAAAAAGCAAGAATCAAAGTAGCCAAAATTCACGCCCAAATTACTGATAGCAGAAAAGACCATTTACATAAGCTAACCACTCAATTAGTTCGTGAAAACCAAACGATTGTGGTTGAGAATTTAGCCGTCAAGAATCTGGTCAAAAACCCGAAATTATCTCAGGCAATATCTGACGTTAGTTGGGGAGAAATAACTCGACAATTAGCCTATAAATGCCGTTGGTATGGGAGAAATTACATCGAAGTAGATAGATGGTTTCCCAGTTCTAAAAGGTGTAGTAATTGCGGGTATATTGCTGAGAAAATGCCGTTAAATATTCGAGAATGGGATTGTCCAGACTGTGGGACGCACCATGACCGAGATATTAACGCGAGTAAAAATATTTTGGCCGCAGGACTTGCGGTGTCAGTCTGTAGAGCGACCATAAGACCAGAACAGAGTAAATCTGGGGCGGCAGGTGCGGAACCCCGCAAGGGAAAGAAGCAGAAACCCAAATCGTGA